A window of the Vibrio ostreae genome harbors these coding sequences:
- a CDS encoding HlyD family type I secretion periplasmic adaptor subunit, translating into MSQHKYHQLSSDELDFVDDQTAALLLNTPSSARIMLWVMVVFFLLAIVWASWAEIDKVTVGQGKVVPSSQIQVVQNLEGGLVKQILVREGEQVKKGQQLLLIDDTRFRSDYREREQQMANLTANVLQLTASIASVIINEDFAEQDWQNSVRIDYNKLAFPPSLLELQPRLVERQRDQYQQDLDNLRNQLSVISQQVKQKQQDLIEIQARVRNLRRSYEYANKELEITQPLADEGVVPRIELLKLQRQVNDTRRELTSSELKIPVLRSGIRESMLSRIDAAQKFRSQQQDALNEAQDKLSAMTESTVGLEDRVNRTVVVSPVTGTIKTLNVNTVGGVIQPGMDIVEIVPTEDTLLVEAQIAPQDIAFLRPDLPAIVKFSAYDFTKYGGLEGTLEHISADTTQDEEGNSFYLVRVRTTQTSFGQDDTLPIIPGMTASVDIITGKRTVLDYLLKPILRAKDNALRE; encoded by the coding sequence ATGAGTCAGCATAAATATCACCAGCTCTCTAGTGATGAGTTGGATTTTGTCGACGATCAAACCGCCGCACTGCTGCTTAATACTCCCAGCAGCGCGCGTATCATGCTTTGGGTTATGGTCGTATTCTTTTTGCTGGCCATCGTTTGGGCCTCATGGGCAGAGATCGATAAAGTCACTGTCGGTCAGGGTAAAGTCGTGCCATCTTCGCAAATCCAGGTGGTTCAGAACCTGGAAGGCGGCCTGGTTAAACAGATCCTGGTCCGTGAAGGCGAGCAGGTCAAAAAAGGCCAGCAGCTATTACTTATCGATGACACCCGTTTTCGTTCCGACTATCGTGAGCGTGAGCAGCAAATGGCCAACCTGACAGCCAACGTATTGCAGCTGACTGCGTCCATCGCCAGTGTCATCATTAATGAAGATTTTGCGGAACAGGACTGGCAAAACAGTGTGCGCATTGATTACAACAAGCTGGCTTTTCCTCCTTCACTGCTTGAATTGCAGCCCAGACTGGTTGAGCGTCAGCGCGACCAGTATCAGCAAGATCTTGATAACCTGCGCAACCAACTGTCTGTGATTTCACAGCAGGTTAAACAAAAACAACAGGATCTGATTGAAATTCAGGCCCGGGTTCGCAACCTACGCCGAAGTTACGAATATGCTAACAAAGAGCTGGAGATCACCCAACCCTTGGCGGATGAAGGCGTGGTCCCGCGGATTGAGCTGTTAAAACTGCAACGGCAGGTCAATGACACTCGTCGCGAACTCACCTCCAGTGAACTGAAAATACCGGTATTACGCTCAGGTATTCGTGAGTCAATGTTGAGCCGTATCGATGCCGCACAGAAGTTCCGTTCGCAGCAGCAAGATGCACTCAACGAAGCTCAGGATAAGCTGTCGGCGATGACTGAATCTACCGTAGGGCTGGAAGACAGAGTCAACCGCACCGTTGTCGTCTCTCCGGTCACCGGCACCATCAAAACCCTCAACGTCAATACTGTCGGTGGTGTTATCCAGCCGGGTATGGATATTGTTGAAATCGTCCCGACCGAAGACACCTTGCTGGTCGAAGCACAGATCGCGCCACAGGATATCGCATTCCTGCGCCCTGACCTGCCGGCGATTGTAAAGTTCAGTGCCTATGACTTCACTAAATATGGCGGCCTGGAAGGCACCCTTGAACACATCAGCGCCGATACCACGCAGGATGAAGAAGGCAACAGTTTTTATCTGGTACGGGTACGCACCACACAAACATCATTTGGTCAGGATGACACGCTGCCAATCATTCCCGGCATGACGGCGTCGGTGGATATCATCACCGGTAAACGCACCGTACTGGATTATTTACTTAAGCCAATTTTGCGCGCCAAAGACAATGCGCTGCGAGAGTAA
- a CDS encoding OmpA family protein: protein MTIRNVMIAVLSMTLAHSAYAAQEESSDVYDYMATPVAEQGADLLDDDNDGVINARDKCPQTPQGAQVDNDGCGKQINSSEQQKLHILFASDSSAIAPLFDDQIRQMAEFLQLYPEASIELQGYASKVGSAKYNQALSERRSAAVRMQLIRYGVTPNRIRVIGFGDTVLVADGDDQVSHAQNRRVTATVVGLKDEMLKEWTVFTALPNS, encoded by the coding sequence ATGACAATTCGAAATGTGATGATTGCTGTTTTGAGTATGACATTGGCGCATTCTGCCTACGCCGCTCAAGAAGAAAGTTCGGACGTTTACGATTACATGGCAACACCTGTTGCAGAACAAGGTGCCGATTTGCTCGACGACGACAATGATGGTGTCATTAACGCCCGTGACAAATGTCCGCAAACCCCACAAGGTGCGCAAGTCGACAATGACGGTTGTGGCAAGCAAATCAACAGCTCTGAACAGCAAAAACTTCATATCCTGTTTGCCAGCGATTCCTCTGCCATTGCCCCTCTTTTTGATGATCAGATTCGTCAGATGGCGGAGTTTCTACAACTTTATCCGGAAGCCTCAATTGAGCTACAAGGTTATGCGAGCAAAGTCGGCAGTGCCAAGTATAACCAGGCACTCTCTGAGCGTCGTTCAGCAGCCGTCCGTATGCAGTTGATTCGTTATGGTGTTACGCCGAACCGCATTCGTGTGATCGGTTTTGGTGATACGGTTCTGGTTGCTGATGGCGATGACCAGGTCAGTCACGCCCAGAACCGTCGCGTAACGGCGACCGTCGTCGGTCTGAAAGACGAAATGCTGAAAGAGTGGACTGTGTTCACTGCTTTACCTAATTCTTAA
- a CDS encoding type I secretion system permease/ATPase, with amino-acid sequence MQDTLLNSLIYVSRYYGLANSPEALINGLPMSDGKLTPFLFPRAAERAGLVAKENRSALHEIPQLVFPVIVLLKSGEACVLNSINEEKQEAEVVTAESGMVPIAYPLDELKARYIGRYFMVKKQFRFDERSPEVLKTRHGHWFWGTIWQSKRIYRDVLIASILINLFAIAAPMFTRLVYDKVVPNLAFETLWVLASGVLVIFLFDLVLKLLRNYFIDVAGKKSDILISSKLFAKVMGIRMESRPPSVGAFARHLQEFESIREFFTSATIASLIDLPFALMFLLLIWLMAGSLVLVPIVGVVILVVYSLLIQAPLRRAIEEGSRLASQKYANLIESLAGLETLKLFGAQSQYQYRWEEAVAHMANWNIKSRRITDGIQNTAGFVQQSTNVGMIILGVYLIAAGDLTMGGLIAATMLSGRAIGPLVQLSLLSTRYNQAKSSLTIIEQVMAMPDEQEAGKRYIHRPMIQGKIELDKVTFHYPDSPIASIRDLSLTINPGEKVAIIGRIGSGKTTLERLIMGLYQPTEGHVRIDDTDIAQLHHIDIRRNIGCVPQESLLFYGTIRDNITLGRPLADDRDVMDAANRAGVTVFTQQDPAGLERQVGEGGLLLSGGQRQAVSIARAMLGRPPVLLMDEPTSAMDNRSEMQIKHQLSQLTPSETLVLITHKTTMLDVVDRVIVMEKGSIIADGPKEMVLTDLRHGKVRAAN; translated from the coding sequence ATGCAAGACACGCTGCTGAACTCTCTGATTTACGTCAGCCGCTATTACGGCCTCGCCAATTCTCCCGAGGCTTTGATCAACGGTTTGCCAATGTCAGATGGCAAGCTGACACCATTTTTATTTCCGCGCGCCGCGGAACGTGCCGGCCTGGTTGCGAAAGAGAACCGCTCCGCACTGCATGAAATTCCACAACTGGTATTCCCGGTCATTGTGCTGCTAAAAAGTGGCGAGGCGTGCGTACTCAACAGTATTAACGAGGAAAAGCAGGAAGCGGAAGTGGTGACCGCCGAATCGGGCATGGTGCCGATCGCCTATCCGCTTGATGAACTTAAAGCGCGTTATATTGGCCGTTACTTTATGGTCAAAAAGCAGTTCCGTTTTGATGAGCGCTCTCCGGAAGTACTGAAAACCCGCCATGGTCACTGGTTCTGGGGTACGATCTGGCAGTCAAAGCGCATCTATCGCGATGTGCTGATCGCTTCGATCCTGATTAACCTGTTTGCCATCGCAGCACCGATGTTTACCCGTCTGGTGTACGACAAAGTGGTCCCCAATCTGGCGTTCGAAACTCTGTGGGTACTGGCCAGTGGTGTGCTGGTCATCTTCCTGTTTGACTTAGTGCTCAAACTGCTGCGGAACTACTTCATTGATGTGGCAGGCAAAAAATCCGATATCCTGATTTCCTCCAAGCTGTTTGCCAAGGTCATGGGGATCCGCATGGAGTCACGTCCGCCATCGGTCGGTGCTTTCGCGCGCCACTTGCAGGAGTTTGAGTCGATTCGTGAGTTTTTCACCTCTGCCACTATCGCTTCTCTGATCGATTTGCCGTTCGCACTGATGTTTTTACTGTTGATTTGGCTGATGGCCGGTTCACTGGTGCTGGTGCCGATTGTTGGCGTAGTGATCCTGGTGGTGTACTCACTGCTGATTCAGGCGCCGTTACGCCGTGCAATCGAAGAGGGTTCCAGACTGGCATCGCAAAAATACGCCAACCTGATTGAGAGCCTGGCCGGTCTCGAGACGCTTAAGCTGTTCGGTGCGCAAAGCCAGTATCAATACCGCTGGGAAGAAGCCGTCGCCCACATGGCAAACTGGAACATCAAGAGTCGCCGTATTACCGACGGAATTCAGAACACCGCGGGCTTTGTGCAGCAGTCGACTAACGTTGGCATGATTATTCTAGGTGTTTATCTGATTGCAGCGGGCGACCTGACCATGGGCGGACTGATTGCCGCGACCATGCTGAGCGGACGAGCGATTGGCCCTCTGGTCCAGCTGTCTCTGCTTTCAACCCGTTATAACCAGGCAAAATCATCGCTCACCATCATTGAACAAGTGATGGCGATGCCTGACGAGCAAGAGGCCGGTAAACGCTACATTCACCGTCCGATGATTCAGGGCAAAATTGAACTCGATAAAGTGACCTTCCATTATCCGGACTCACCGATTGCTTCGATTCGCGATCTCAGCCTGACCATTAACCCGGGCGAAAAAGTGGCGATTATCGGCCGGATTGGTTCCGGTAAAACCACGCTTGAGCGACTCATAATGGGTCTGTATCAACCCACCGAAGGACACGTTCGTATTGATGACACAGACATCGCCCAGCTGCATCATATCGATATCCGCCGTAATATCGGTTGTGTACCGCAAGAGAGCTTACTCTTCTACGGTACCATTCGCGACAATATCACTCTGGGGCGGCCACTGGCTGATGACCGTGATGTCATGGACGCAGCGAACCGGGCTGGCGTCACCGTGTTTACTCAGCAAGATCCGGCGGGTCTTGAACGCCAGGTGGGTGAAGGCGGCTTACTGCTTTCCGGCGGTCAGCGCCAGGCCGTTTCGATTGCCAGAGCCATGCTGGGACGTCCGCCTGTGTTGTTGATGGATGAACCGACCAGTGCGATGGATAACCGCTCCGAGATGCAGATTAAGCACCAGCTCAGTCAGTTAACCCCGAGCGAAACCTTAGTACTGATTACCCATAAAACCACCATGCTGGATGTGGTGGACCGGGTGATTGTGATGGAAAAAGGTTCCATCATCGCAGATGGTCCGAAAGAGATGGTACTGACCGACTTACGCCACGGTAAAGTGCGGGCTGCGAACTAA
- a CDS encoding TolC family outer membrane protein, which translates to MKGFSVKALACALALSSPAYAQTLEQAVSLTLATNPELKSAFNQFKARVSDSRAATGAYLPSLDLDAGIGYEGIRPTESSGSADTDLTRKDLTLTFNQLIWDGSATLNDMDRTSAEAEADRYQLLADASDKALQVANTYLDVTQAYEVLALSESNLTTHKEIYRDIKRRADSGIGSTADVTQVEARLARAQSNLLAAQNNLLDAQAQFHRLVGQEPQALVFPRADSEALPASVDQALEQAQQSHPVIKVAQTDVDAARFQYQQSKAPNFPTLSFEASQSWMDDAGGDRGNQQETTAMLRLRYNLYNGGTDSANTKSAAYQLNRAKDLRANIFRTVEEGLRLSWNALDITLQQKEFLADHVDATSKTVVAYRKQYQIGQRTLLDLLNSENELFEARRDYLDAKYSEQYAKYRVLNATGGLLAALRVDVPKEWLEKVDY; encoded by the coding sequence TTGAAAGGGTTTTCCGTAAAGGCTCTGGCCTGTGCTCTTGCACTGTCCAGTCCAGCATATGCTCAAACACTTGAGCAGGCAGTTTCACTGACACTTGCCACCAATCCGGAGTTAAAAAGCGCTTTTAACCAGTTTAAAGCTCGTGTTTCTGATTCACGTGCAGCTACGGGGGCTTATCTGCCAAGTCTCGACTTGGATGCTGGCATCGGCTACGAAGGGATCAGACCGACAGAATCAAGCGGTAGCGCTGACACCGACCTGACCCGTAAGGACTTAACTCTTACTTTTAACCAGCTTATCTGGGATGGTTCAGCGACCTTAAACGACATGGACCGCACCTCTGCAGAAGCAGAAGCGGACCGCTACCAGTTACTTGCCGATGCATCAGATAAGGCTCTGCAAGTGGCGAACACCTACCTGGATGTGACACAGGCGTATGAAGTGCTTGCACTGTCGGAAAGTAATCTGACGACACACAAGGAAATTTACCGCGACATTAAACGTCGTGCGGATTCGGGTATCGGCTCAACGGCGGATGTAACCCAAGTGGAAGCCCGTCTGGCGCGTGCACAAAGCAACCTGCTGGCTGCGCAAAACAACCTGCTTGATGCTCAGGCACAGTTTCACCGTTTGGTAGGACAAGAGCCACAAGCGTTGGTCTTCCCGAGAGCAGACAGTGAAGCTTTACCGGCCTCTGTTGACCAGGCTCTTGAGCAGGCACAGCAATCGCATCCGGTGATTAAAGTGGCTCAGACAGACGTCGACGCTGCACGCTTCCAGTATCAACAATCTAAAGCACCTAACTTTCCGACCCTCTCTTTTGAAGCGTCACAAAGCTGGATGGATGATGCAGGCGGTGACCGCGGCAATCAGCAAGAAACCACCGCCATGCTGCGTTTACGCTACAACCTCTACAACGGTGGTACCGACAGTGCGAACACAAAAAGTGCCGCCTATCAGCTTAATCGCGCTAAAGACTTACGTGCCAATATTTTCCGTACCGTGGAAGAGGGTCTGCGCCTGTCCTGGAACGCACTGGATATTACCCTGCAGCAGAAAGAGTTCCTAGCCGACCATGTCGACGCAACATCAAAGACCGTTGTGGCGTATCGCAAGCAGTACCAGATTGGCCAGCGCACCCTGCTCGACTTGCTGAATAGTGAAAATGAGCTGTTCGAAGCTCGCCGCGATTATCTGGATGCGAAGTACTCAGAGCAATACGCAAAATACCGCGTTCTGAACGCAACCGGCGGTCTGCTGGCGGCTCTGCGCGTCGATGTTCCGAAAGAGTGGCTGGAAAAGGTGGATTACTAA
- a CDS encoding transglutaminase-like cysteine peptidase, which translates to MKRWLCLLAALVISSLAGALSTKEQQWVDAVTATYGPRAGKRVETWRQEMVRYRSLSERAQLTEVNRFFNQLYFVNDDVLWGKNDYWATPLEFLGSNAGDCEDFTIAKYFSLLELGVADNKLRLVYVKAIELNQFHMVLAYYATPSSQPLILDNINPQIKPASARPDLLPIYSFNGQHLWLMKSKNGELAGNASRLSLWNDLRSRERSLNLNKPLVNYDE; encoded by the coding sequence ATGAAACGCTGGCTATGTTTACTGGCGGCGCTGGTGATTTCATCACTAGCTGGCGCGCTCAGTACCAAAGAGCAACAGTGGGTTGATGCAGTGACAGCAACCTACGGGCCACGCGCGGGTAAACGAGTTGAGACCTGGCGGCAGGAGATGGTGCGTTACCGATCATTATCAGAACGCGCTCAACTGACCGAAGTAAACCGTTTTTTCAATCAGCTCTACTTTGTCAACGACGATGTATTGTGGGGCAAAAATGACTACTGGGCGACACCACTGGAATTTTTAGGCAGTAATGCCGGTGATTGTGAGGACTTCACTATCGCCAAATATTTTTCGCTGCTGGAACTTGGTGTTGCTGATAACAAACTGCGCCTGGTGTACGTCAAAGCCATTGAACTGAATCAGTTTCACATGGTACTGGCCTACTACGCCACACCCAGCTCACAACCTTTGATTCTGGATAACATTAATCCGCAGATAAAACCGGCCTCCGCGCGCCCTGACCTGCTACCTATATACAGCTTTAACGGTCAACATCTGTGGTTGATGAAGTCGAAAAATGGCGAGCTGGCAGGTAACGCTTCCCGGCTCAGCCTCTGGAATGATTTACGTTCACGCGAGCGTTCGCTGAATTTGAATAAACCGTTGGTCAATTACGATGAGTAG